In Gouania willdenowi unplaced genomic scaffold, fGouWil2.1 scaffold_399_arrow_ctg1, whole genome shotgun sequence, one DNA window encodes the following:
- the LOC114460085 gene encoding uncharacterized protein LOC114460085: MELFQEGTYRPIGVLFDTPVYRQIFQNCWHMPSYKVHVAMVAELLRLQKENQLLSEVTPEDMARHLHVMSKRSLRVQLLDFQLQEYDNDDDDEVRMLLSMAREVNDSMRMRDIQLDAQRLISAPELMPPNFISAKMMKEAKAIGEALTERHQQTSCSEHLQQPQDVVLDVVPKVLQGLWVPKPRLLLTMPSMKLDKMAVGVTKGVEDGVLAALGSTTHEVNMSRSTRDEMITSIIKTLHEA, translated from the exons ATGGAGCTTTTTCAAGAAGGCACCTATCGTCCCATCGGGGTGCTGTTCGACACTCCTGTTTATAGACAGATTTTTCAGAACTGTTGGCATATGCCCTCCTACAAAGTTCATGTAGCTATGGTGGCTGAACTCCTGAGGTTACAGAAGGAGAACCAACTTCTGTCTGAGGTGACTCCTGAAGACATGGCTCGACACCTCCATGTAATGAGCAAACGCAGTCTAAGGGTGCAGCTGCTGGACTTTCAGCTGCAGGAGTACGataacgatgatgatgatgaggttaGGATGCTTCTCAGCATGGCGAGGGAGGTCAACGACAGCATGAGGATGAGGGATATTCAGCTGGATGCTCAAAGGCTGATCAGCGCTCCAGAGCTCATGCCTCCAAACTTTAT ATCAGCAAAGATGATGAAAGAGGCAAAGGCCATTGGGGAGGCGCTCACTGAGAGGCATCAGCAAACCTCCTGCTCTGAACATCTCCAGCAGCCCCAGGACGTGGTTTTGGACGTGGTTCCAAAGGTGCTTCAGGGCTTGTGGGTGCCTAAACCAAGGTTGCTCCTCACCATGCCTTCCATGAAGCTGGATAAGATGGCAGTTGGAGTCACCAAAGGGGTAGAAGATGGTGTTCTAGCTGCCCTAGGCTCCACCACACATGAAGTCAACATGTCCCGCTCAACCAGGGATGAGATGATCACCTCCATCATAAAGACACTTCATGAAGCCTAA